Genomic window (Lycium barbarum isolate Lr01 chromosome 2, ASM1917538v2, whole genome shotgun sequence):
AATATTGGTAAATTAAGCTTAGATGGTTTTACATTACAGTAGAACTCTTAGTTGTGGACTTCACCACCTCTTTTGCAAGAACAGTTAGCTTCATTTTAACAAATCCAACCCTTTGCTCATCGGACAAGTCATACCAGTCAAAATATTCCTCCATAGCTGATAGCCAATCAGCAAATATTGTTGGATTGTGCTTTCCATCAAAAACTGGTAACTCCATTTTGGCCTTCTTTCCATTTAGAAAAGGTCTCTGCAGAGGCCTTTTCACTGCAACTCCCTTTTCAGTTGGATTAGTTGGTTGGTCGAGCTGCTAAACATCTTCTCCAGCCTCTGGTCCTTCATGTGATACAATTCAGACAGATTCTTTTTTTCCTTTCACTGGTAAATTAGTCGGCAGCTCTGAGTTCTGCAACTCAAGAGCTCTCACACGAGTTTTTAAAAAAAACAGCCACCATCTCTCCCACATACTGCACGGATTTCTGCGTCTCACTGGTGAACCTTTGAACATATATGCACCAGACTCACCCAAGGCGGGACCTTCTTTAACAACATCTATGTGAATACACTTGCTAAGAAAAAAACAACTTCAAGGTCTAAATCTTTCCTATGAGAACATTAGCTCTAGAATTTGATTCTCTTTGGCTTCTtgatcatttttatttcattactGTTGGCCAATAATTGCAAATCGATGAAAGTTGAGGGATATCCTCCGGTCATCCTTCTTTTTTCTTTGAAACCAAATAAAAagtattttatttttgttatcaGACTAATGACAAGGCTCTGATAACAGTAAAGTTGGACGTTATCATTTGTCAATCTGTTACTGTTATACCCTTAATTTTAAGACCTATCTCAAAAAGCTACAACAGGAGCACGTAATAGGTGTCTTCTCCTTCTCCATTTGCTTTTAGTGGTCTCTGTGATTTTTGGTCTGTTGCTCATATATTTTGTTCTAGAAGAATTGAATCTGCAATCACGAATGTGCTGCTCTTAGTTTAGCTACTCTTTTAGTCAACTATAATCCTCTTTGCTGAAAGAAGATCTTTTTGTGGCAGATAAAGATTCTGGGCCGAAGACAATAAATGATGTGAAGCTTATTAATGCTGGAAGGATACTTGAGAACAATAAAACACTTGATGAATCTAGACTCCCAGTTGCTGAAGTTGCAGGAGGTGTCATCACTATGCATGTTGTTGTACGCCCACCTATGAATGAGAAAGCCCGTGGTAAGTTACAATTTTTTGTGATCATAGAAACTCAGATCATGGTAAACGTGTACTAGATAGTTGTTTTAATGTGGCATGTAGTCGTATTTGAGGCACATGACAATAATAGGACGGCCCGGTAGCTCGTATTGGATATTTACACGTAACGAAAGTATCAATTAGTAGAACTGCTGAGATTACCTTCTCCTGTTTTCAACATTCCTTGATGGAACTTGTTGTAGGTTCTAGTTGATACAAAAACAAATTGTTTGGTGCAccggtatttttttttttttttgtgggggggggAAGGTGTAATCTAATTATTAGGTATTAAATTTTTTTAGCTTGTTCAAGTGTTGGATGACAACTCCAATTCAACTTCACAGCCTTGATACACTTTCTCCCTCCCATGGCCAACCTATAGGGGAGGATTggtctcttttctttctttttggttaTGATTGTAACTTGTGCTGTTCAAAAAGTGTTCAGAATTGCAAAGCGAAATTTATATATTGACCGCTGTTAAAGATATCCATGACATCTCCGTATAATCTGTTAACAAATTTACTGTATAGTGATTCCTTGTTATAGGGGTCAGTCCAACATGCAATGTACATGAAGCTTGTACCGTCAGAAAATATTTGACGGACTCTGCATTTCTGTcgatgatattttttttttgagctttCTTTTAATTGTCCTTACTGAAGCCTTCTGCTGAATGAAGTTGCCATTTATTTGTTACAGCTAAACAGCAGGACGATTCCCTAAGGAAAGACGGGTGTGCATGCACAATTTTGTAATCTGTCTGACCAGATAACAGAATTACTCCAGTTTAGTAATATCCCATAGCTCATGGATTTTTCAGTAGCGGATCGTTGGTTGCTTGAAGAAGTATATTGAACGTTAGTGGAGTCCAAGAAGATATGAAATGACAAAATTTGGAAGTTCAATTATCATTCAAGGT
Coding sequences:
- the LOC132627475 gene encoding membrane-anchored ubiquitin-fold protein 3-like, which translates into the protein MALKELIEIKFRLADGSDIGPNKYMASTTVATLKEKIIAQWPKDKDSGPKTINDVKLINAGRILENNKTLDESRLPVAEVAGGVITMHVVVRPPMNEKARAKQQDDSLRKDGCACTIL